The Carnobacterium divergens nucleotide sequence CCTTGTATGTACCTAGTGGCAGCGCAAAAAATAAAGTTCATTACCAAACAACGGTTAATTGGTCACTAATGACTGATGTTCCAAATTAAATTTTTAAAAGATCACAAAAAATTATGAACAAAAAATGAGAATCTTCTGGAACTTATAGATAACAATAGAAAAAAATGATATACTGATTAAACAGTTAAATACAAATTAGGTTGGGCGCAAGCTTTCAAGATCTAGTTCTCCAAGGGTGAGGAGAACATCTTGAAGGCGTGCGCTCTTTTTTGTATTTATTTTGAAAACTAACAGAAGCAGAAGGGAATGGTTGAATGAAATTTTACAACAAGGAGAGCCAAGAGGTACTAAATGAATTTAAAGTGTCTATAACAGAAGGATTAACAGATACTGTTGTGGAATCAAATAGAGAGCGTTTCGGAGCAAATAAATTAAACGAAGAAAAATCAGATCCCTATTGGAAAATCTATTTACGCAGTTTTAAAGAGCCAATTGTGATTGTTTTAATGGGTGCAATTTTATTGTCTTTTTTCAGTGCCTATTACGATTTTCAAATTAAGGGTGATGTAAAACACGGAACAGAAGCTCTTTATGAAGGAACGGCAATTTTAATTTTGATTATCATTAATGCGACCCTGTCTTTTTGGCAAGAAATTAGTGCTAAAAAAAGTTTAGATGCGTTAAAACAACTTTCCAATCGTCAAGTCGCTCTTTTACGAAATGGCAATTGGGGACGCTATGATTCAGTCGACCTTGTGCCGGGAGATATCGTAAAGGTAAACGTTGGTGATTTTATTGAAGCAGATATCAGATGGATTGATACGTCAGAACTACAGGTGATTGAATCGCATTTAACAGGCGAAGCAGATGCCATTCAAAAGGACAGTCAAGTGCTTGAAGGAGAGATTGGTGTTGGCGATCAACGAAACATGGGGTTCTCAGGATCAACAGTTTCAAATGGTAGTGGAATTGGGATTGTTGTTGCAACCGGTCAAAAAACCGAATTAGGAAAAATTGCTGAGCTACTTCAAAATGTTGAGTCAAAACCTTCACCATTGCAACACACAGTTGGAAAATTGACGAAATCGTTAATGTTGATTTCTGGTTTAGTCGTTGTGTTCACCTTAATTGTTGGAATGATTCAATCCTATCAAGCAACAGGGGCATTAACCTTTTCCGCAATTGGCGGGGTGTTGTCTACTTCAATTGCTTTAGCAGTAGCCTCTATTCCAGATGCATTGCCAGCGGTGTTATCCATCGTTTTAACCATCGGTGCCAGCAAGATGGCTAAAAACAAAGGGTTAATTAAATCACTAAACAGCGTTGAGACGCTAGGCGCAACTTCTTATGTTTGTTCCGATAAAACAGGAACGTTAACGAAAAATGAAATGACCGTGACGCAATTCTTTGCCAACGGTGACGCATACTTTGTTACAGGCAAAGGGTATTCACCAGAAGGTAAAATTATCAGTGACAATCCAGATACGAATGCCTACCAATCATTTATGAAAGGTGCTGTTCTATGTAATGAAGCCGAGGTAAAATTGGTAGAGCAACAATACAAGCCTTTTGGAAATCCAACAGAAGTAGCTTTAGTGGTTTTAGGAGAGAAAGCCGGAATTACCAAAAAGGACATCCTTGAAAAGGGCAGTGAGATTTACCGTGTTCTACCGTTTACAAGTAGCCGAAAAATGATGAGTATTATTGTAAAAGAAGACGACCAGTATAAGCTTTATACCAAAGGAGCACCAGATGTATTGGTTGAAAAAAGCGCCTATATTTTACATGAAAATGAACGCGTTGAAACCTCTCTTTTAATTAAAAAGTTAGAAGAAACAACCTTGAATTTTGCTAAAGAGGCATTAAGAACGCTTGCCGTAGCGGAAAAAGTTTTAACCAAAGAAGAAGCAACCAATGGAACGGTGGAAGAATTAGAAGTAGGCTTTACTGTGACCGGTATAGCCGGGATTATTGACCCGCCAAGAGAAGAAGTCAGAGAATCTGTTCAGCAATTGAAGGAAGCTTCAGTTAAGGTTGTGATGATTACTGGGGACCATGAAGCAACTGCTAAAGCGATTGCCTATGATTTAACCATTATTGACTCGTTGGACGCGCCTTCAATCAAAGGGTCAGCAATTGAAAAAATGACCGATGAAGAGTTATTTGAAGTTGTCAAAGAAACACAAGTTTATGCTCGTGTTTCACCAGAACACAAACAACGAATTGTCGAACAGTTGCAAAAACACGGTGAAATCGTTGCAATGACGGGAGACGGAGTGAATGATGCGCCTGCACTAAGAGCCGCGGATATTGGCATTGCAATGGGGATAGCAGGAACAGAAGTGACGAAGGACTCTGCTGATTTGATTTTACTAGACGATAAGTTTACGACGATCCAAAAAACAGTTGAAAGTGGACGAACCATTTATGCCAATATTAAAAACTTTATGCGTCATGAGTTGACAACAAACGTAGCAGAAGTGTTATCTTTATTAATTGGCCTGCTTTTCTTCACAAAAGGGATGGGACAAGTTCCAGCGTCAACACCGACTTTAACAGCTTTAATGATTCTTTGGGTAAATATGGTCAGTGACGCTGTTCCATCATTTTCACTAGGATATGATGTGGCAGAATCAGATATTATGAGTGAGAAACCACGTAATCCAAAAGAGTCAGTCTTAGCAAATTACACATGGTCTCGTGTGTTGATTCGAGGAACGGTAATGGGATTAATGGTATACGCAGCCTTTATCTTGGCAGCAAAAAATGGAATGAGTAGCAATCAAGCCCAAACCGTTGCCTTTTTAACCCTAGTATATGGGCAATTATGGCACGTTTTTGATGCCCGTAGCTCTAAAACATTATTTAGAAGAAATCCATTCCAAAATAAACCTTTAGTCGCAGCCGTTTTATTTGCTGGAATTAGTTCGTATCTTGTAACGATTATTCCATTTTTCAATACAGTGATGGGCACAGCACCATTATCATTAAATGTTTATCTTTTATTGCTAGTTGTTCCCGCAATTCCGACGTTCATTTTATCAGGATTAAAAGAATTGTTTGGCATTAAAATCTGGTAAAACAAAAACCATCTATTTTGAATAGATGGTTTTTTATTTAAGCTAAAATTGTTCATTGTATGAGACTAAGAATCGTTTTCATTTAGGGGTTTCTCTTCGCTTTTCTTATTTTTCGATGGTATGCTTTCACTAGGAAAGAGAACGAGTTTTGATTTAAGTTCAATTAATTTGTTAAAGGAAGAATGCGCCTATGAGAAATGATAAAAAATTGTATTTGGTATTAAGTGTGGGAATTATTGCTCTGATTTTAGAATTTTTGTTTCAGCAAAATAATCTCGCGCAAGGATTAATAACAATCGCTGGCGTGGTCATGTCAGGAGTGATGTTTGTTGGAATGGTTAAAACGTTACGTTCAGGGAGTTATGGAGTAGATATTTTAGCGATCACAGCTATTATTGCTACACTAGCAGTTGGAGAATACTGGGCAAGCTTGATTATCCTCATTATGCTGACCGGTGGGGATTCACTGGAAGATTATGCAGCTAAAAAAGCGCGGAGCGAGCTAAAATCGTTATTAGATAATTCTCCGCAAATTGCGCATAAATACGAAGGAGATCAACTTGTTGAACTTCCTGTTGAAAACGTTAAGGTAAAGGACGTTCTAGTTGTTAAACCTGGGGAAGTCGTTCCAGTTGATGGTACGGTGCTATCTGGACAATCGCTATTTGATGAAGCCTCATTAACGGGTGAGTCAAAACCTGTCAACAAACAAGCAGGAGATTTGTTAATGTCTGGTTCAATAAATGGCGACGGAGCCATTACGATGACAGTGGACAAAGTAGCAGCAGATAGCCAATTCCAACACATTGTTCGACTCGTAAAAGAATCAGAGCAACAACCTGCTCATTTTGTTCGATTAGCAGACCGATACGCCGTTCCATTTACAATTGTTGCGTATTTAATTGCTGGAATTGCGTGGTACATTTCAAAAGATCCGAAACGTTTTGCTGAAGTTTTAGTCGTAGCCTCACCATGTCCGTTGATTTTAGCAGCTCCAATTGCGATGGTTTCTGGAATGAGCCGTTCTAGTAGAAACGGAATCATTATTAAGACGGGTACAACGATTGAGAAATTAGCAACGGCTAAATCCATTGCATTTGATAAAACAGGAACGCTCACCAACGGTGTGTTATCTGTTGACCAAATTCGATCCACTGGAACGATAGCAAATGACAAGATGGTCTTGCTTGCAGCGAGCGCGGAGCAACAATCAGGCCATATTCTGGCAAAATCATTGATGACCTACGTTGGCAATCAGAATTTATTAAAAGCAAGTGGAATTGAAGAGTCCGTTGGAAATGGGGTTACAGCGGAAGTAGAAGGCCAAGAAATAAAAGTTGGGAAATTAACTTTTGTTGCACCCAATCAAACACCAGAAGGCATCAAACAAACAGCTTTATTTATTTCAGTTAACAACCAATATGCGGGTTTTATTACTTTTACAGATACCATTAGAAGTGAGGCTAAAGAAACAATTAGTCAATTGAAAGCAGAAGGTTTGACCAAACTGATGATGCTAACCGGTGATCAAAAAGATGTTGCGGTTACAATTGCCAAAGAAGTAGGGATTACAGAAGTTAAAGCAGAATGTTTACCAGGTGATAAAATTTCAGCATTGAAAGAAATACCTGATTCAGAGCGTCCAATTATAATGGTGGGAGACGGAGTCAATGACGCGCCTTCACTGACTATTGCAGATATCGGAATTGCAATGGGAGCACATGGGTCAACTGCTGCAAGTGAATCTGCTGATGTAGTTGTCCTAAAGGATGATCTAAGCAAAGTTAGTACCGTGATTCAATTATCAAAAGATACAATGAAAATTGCCAAAGAATCCGTTCTATTAGGTATTTTAATTTGCACCATTTTAATGTTGGTTGCAAGTACAGGGGTTATCCCAGCATTGCTAGGAGCAGCGTTGCAAGAAGTGGTTGATGTTGTTTCAATTTTCTCTGCACTTCGGGCACGGAAAGACCGAAAAAGAAAACGTATAAATTAACAAAACCCCATCCTTTTTATTTAGGATGGGGTTTTTAACCAGTAGATAAAATAAGTATGAGGGTTACTTTGTTTTCAATGGAATGTTATTTTTTTCAAGATACCGATAGACAGTTGATCGAGAAATTTGAGCGGTTCGAGAAATTTTAGCAATGGACATATTTGTGTTTACATACAAATCCAGAACCAATTCAATATTCTTATTAATGGGTGGACGGCCAAGTTGCTTCCCGTTATTTCGAGCAGCATTTAATCCGGAAATGACGCGCTCGCTGATTAATTCAGCTTCCATTTCAGCAAAAGCGCTCATAATAGTGAAAAAGAATCGACCCATTGACGTAGTAGTGTCAATGTTATTTTGAATACTAATAAAATGAATATTCCGCTGTTTAAACTCTTCCATCAAAATCAAGAGGTGTTTCGTACCTCGAGATAAACGA carries:
- a CDS encoding cation-translocating P-type ATPase; translated protein: MKFYNKESQEVLNEFKVSITEGLTDTVVESNRERFGANKLNEEKSDPYWKIYLRSFKEPIVIVLMGAILLSFFSAYYDFQIKGDVKHGTEALYEGTAILILIIINATLSFWQEISAKKSLDALKQLSNRQVALLRNGNWGRYDSVDLVPGDIVKVNVGDFIEADIRWIDTSELQVIESHLTGEADAIQKDSQVLEGEIGVGDQRNMGFSGSTVSNGSGIGIVVATGQKTELGKIAELLQNVESKPSPLQHTVGKLTKSLMLISGLVVVFTLIVGMIQSYQATGALTFSAIGGVLSTSIALAVASIPDALPAVLSIVLTIGASKMAKNKGLIKSLNSVETLGATSYVCSDKTGTLTKNEMTVTQFFANGDAYFVTGKGYSPEGKIISDNPDTNAYQSFMKGAVLCNEAEVKLVEQQYKPFGNPTEVALVVLGEKAGITKKDILEKGSEIYRVLPFTSSRKMMSIIVKEDDQYKLYTKGAPDVLVEKSAYILHENERVETSLLIKKLEETTLNFAKEALRTLAVAEKVLTKEEATNGTVEELEVGFTVTGIAGIIDPPREEVRESVQQLKEASVKVVMITGDHEATAKAIAYDLTIIDSLDAPSIKGSAIEKMTDEELFEVVKETQVYARVSPEHKQRIVEQLQKHGEIVAMTGDGVNDAPALRAADIGIAMGIAGTEVTKDSADLILLDDKFTTIQKTVESGRTIYANIKNFMRHELTTNVAEVLSLLIGLLFFTKGMGQVPASTPTLTALMILWVNMVSDAVPSFSLGYDVAESDIMSEKPRNPKESVLANYTWSRVLIRGTVMGLMVYAAFILAAKNGMSSNQAQTVAFLTLVYGQLWHVFDARSSKTLFRRNPFQNKPLVAAVLFAGISSYLVTIIPFFNTVMGTAPLSLNVYLLLLVVPAIPTFILSGLKELFGIKIW
- a CDS encoding heavy metal translocating P-type ATPase, whose protein sequence is MRNDKKLYLVLSVGIIALILEFLFQQNNLAQGLITIAGVVMSGVMFVGMVKTLRSGSYGVDILAITAIIATLAVGEYWASLIILIMLTGGDSLEDYAAKKARSELKSLLDNSPQIAHKYEGDQLVELPVENVKVKDVLVVKPGEVVPVDGTVLSGQSLFDEASLTGESKPVNKQAGDLLMSGSINGDGAITMTVDKVAADSQFQHIVRLVKESEQQPAHFVRLADRYAVPFTIVAYLIAGIAWYISKDPKRFAEVLVVASPCPLILAAPIAMVSGMSRSSRNGIIIKTGTTIEKLATAKSIAFDKTGTLTNGVLSVDQIRSTGTIANDKMVLLAASAEQQSGHILAKSLMTYVGNQNLLKASGIEESVGNGVTAEVEGQEIKVGKLTFVAPNQTPEGIKQTALFISVNNQYAGFITFTDTIRSEAKETISQLKAEGLTKLMMLTGDQKDVAVTIAKEVGITEVKAECLPGDKISALKEIPDSERPIIMVGDGVNDAPSLTIADIGIAMGAHGSTAASESADVVVLKDDLSKVSTVIQLSKDTMKIAKESVLLGILICTILMLVASTGVIPALLGAALQEVVDVVSIFSALRARKDRKRKRIN
- a CDS encoding recombinase family protein, producing the protein MAILGYARVSTHYQQLDSQLAALKHYGCDRIYTETESGRNEKRAELNKVLNELQSGDTFVIFKLDRLSRGTKHLLILMEEFKQRNIHFISIQNNIDTTTSMGRFFFTIMSAFAEMEAELISERVISGLNAARNNGKQLGRPPINKNIELVLDLYVNTNMSIAKISRTAQISRSTVYRYLEKNNIPLKTK